A single genomic interval of Shewanella psychropiezotolerans harbors:
- a CDS encoding GNAT family N-acetyltransferase, translating to MKIHLIDFTNIEYGTVMIIRHSQLSDLQGIKSIYEQEHAYSDTLQLPYQSDDLWAQRLASSSDNNINLVAVKDDEIIGQISLVVMDRPRRKHVATFGMGVSSLHIGIGVGSKLLKTALDLTDNWLNVTRVELEVYVDNKAAVSLYKKFGFEIEGTSKNYAFKNGKYVDALFMARINKN from the coding sequence ATGAAAATTCACCTCATTGATTTCACTAATATTGAATATGGTACAGTAATGATAATTAGGCATAGTCAGTTGTCCGACTTACAAGGAATAAAATCAATTTATGAGCAGGAACACGCTTATAGCGACACATTACAGCTGCCTTATCAATCTGACGATTTATGGGCACAACGTCTAGCCAGCAGCTCAGATAACAACATCAATTTGGTAGCTGTGAAAGATGATGAAATTATTGGTCAAATATCCTTGGTTGTTATGGATAGGCCAAGGCGGAAACATGTGGCCACATTTGGAATGGGCGTATCAAGCTTACATATAGGTATAGGAGTTGGCTCAAAACTTTTAAAGACGGCCTTGGATCTAACCGATAACTGGTTAAATGTTACTAGGGTGGAGCTAGAGGTTTATGTCGACAACAAAGCTGCAGTGAGTCTTTATAAAAAATTCGGATTTGAAATTGAAGGAACAAGTAAAAATTACGCTTTTAAAAATGGGAAATATGTCGATGCGCTATTTATGGCGCGGATCAATAAAAATTAA
- a CDS encoding DMT family transporter codes for MTALLYLLMIFVWGFSWIAITSQQGDVPTEVSILYRFAIAASLMFIIGVMFKKLQPTSARHHLFFALQGVCLFCANFLAFYQSTHYIASGLTAVVMATAPIFNAIHGKWIYGIETKGNFWLGVSVGLAGICLLFGHDLLGANWSIEVLYGLMYALMGTWCFSMGNMISIQNKRNQIQAYTATSYAMVYGCIALLGIILFKGISFDIDMRLEYLTGLAYLAVPASVIGFTVYLNLVDRLGANQAAYLMLITPIVALAVSSLFEDYHWSVYSTLGLSLVISGNLLAQMKPGTLTQAYNKLKTAINKQESGLKSR; via the coding sequence ATGACGGCGCTATTATATCTGCTGATGATATTTGTGTGGGGCTTCTCCTGGATAGCCATAACATCTCAACAGGGAGACGTACCTACTGAGGTCTCTATCCTCTATCGTTTTGCGATTGCGGCCAGCTTGATGTTTATCATAGGCGTAATGTTTAAAAAGTTGCAACCCACCTCTGCTCGTCATCATCTCTTCTTTGCCCTGCAGGGGGTCTGCCTGTTTTGTGCTAATTTTCTGGCGTTTTATCAGTCGACGCACTATATCGCCAGTGGTTTGACCGCAGTGGTTATGGCCACCGCACCCATTTTCAACGCTATTCACGGTAAGTGGATTTATGGCATAGAGACCAAGGGTAATTTCTGGTTAGGAGTGAGTGTCGGCTTGGCTGGCATATGTCTCTTGTTTGGTCACGATCTATTGGGGGCTAATTGGTCCATTGAGGTCTTGTACGGCTTAATGTATGCACTAATGGGCACCTGGTGTTTCTCTATGGGCAATATGATCAGCATTCAAAATAAGCGTAATCAAATACAGGCTTATACCGCCACCAGTTATGCCATGGTGTATGGCTGTATCGCGTTACTTGGCATCATCCTGTTCAAAGGTATCAGTTTCGACATCGATATGAGGCTGGAATATTTAACGGGTCTGGCATACCTGGCAGTGCCTGCATCGGTAATTGGTTTTACGGTTTACTTGAACTTGGTGGACAGGCTAGGTGCGAATCAGGCGGCTTATCTGATGCTGATCACGCCTATCGTCGCCTTAGCCGTGTCGAGCCTGTTTGAAGATTACCACTGGTCTGTGTATTCGACCTTAGGTTTGAGCTTAGTGATATCTGGTAACCTGCTGGCTCAGATGAAGCCAGGAACTTTGACACAGGCTTATAACAAGCTAAAAACGGCGATAAACAAACAGGAGTCAGGCCTTAAATCTCGCTGA